The sequence AGTAACGATGGTTGTAATTGCTGTCATTACTGTATTGTTTACAGTATCTGTTGTTTCCGGTATTAATAAAGGAATTAAGTATTTGAGCTATGTAAATATGGCATTAGCCTTTACATTCATAGCGTTCTTCCTATTCATTGGTCCATTTAGATACATCATGGATACATTTGTTACAACTGTCGGGTATTATCTCTTTAATCTTCCATGGATGAGTCTTTTCGTGGATCCATATAACGTTGTAGCTGATAATGTTGGTTATGATTGGGTAGGCGGTTGGACTATCTTCTACTGGGCTTGGTGGATTGCTTGGTCACCATTTGTTGGTTCTTTTATTGCCCGTATTTCTAGAGGACGTACAGTTAGAGAACTAGTAATGGGTGTTTTAATTGCTCCAGTATTATTAAGCTTTATTTGGTTAAGTGCATTTGGTGGATCAGCAATGAATATTGAATTGTTTGGTATAGGAGGAATAGCTGATGCTGTTGCTGCCAACGTGTCTTCAGCTTTCTTCGTAACGCTAAGCCATTTTCCACTAGCTGGATTGACTACATTATTAGCAACATTAATGATCACAACTTTCTTTGTTACATCAGCTGACTCGGCCACTTTAGTTACTGCAATGTTAACTTCTGGTGGGGATCCTGAACCTGATGCTTCATTAAGAATTACATGGGGTGTAATTAAAGGGGCTACTGCAGCAGTTCTGTTGTTAGCAGGTGGACTGGGAGCATTGCAGACGGCATCCATTGTAGCTGCCTTTCCATTCATGATAGTCTTATGCTTTATGATGTATACCTTGTATAAGGCCTTTTCACAAGAAAGAGGAAGTTTAGTATTTGAAAGTGCAAAAGAGGCAAAAGCAGCAGCCGCTGAGCTTAAGGAAAGTAAATAAGTATAATTAGCTTAAAAAACCGGGGTAAATCCCCGGTTTTTTGATTCGTAACAAAGTATTAATGTAATATCAGTATATAGTCAAGTCTATAAGTTTAAGGCTTACATGAAGGTTTTGGACAGTACTTATTTAGAAGTTTTCTAAATATGGCAAGGTGGAGTTGTTCGTCTTTTATTATGCGCTGTAGCATCGCTTGAACATAAGGATCATCAATGGCAATAATCTGCTGTCGATACTGAGTAATGGCAGCGCTTTCTGCCCGGATATCTGCGTGTATCTGTAAACAGGGTTCCCCAGTTAAATAGTCTACATATCTTCCTGACCACCATGCTCCATCGGATCCATGATATCTAGGGTCACCACCCAACAATATGATTAATTTAGCCAATATTTCTAAATGATGCATCTCCACAATAGCAACTGCTTCAACTATATCAGCAAATTCTGGCAACTCATCGTCTGAATCGTAGTGGTGATAGAGGTAAAGGTTAATAGCAGTCATTTCACTAACGTTTCCTGCATAGCTTTCTAAAAGAATTCTTGCATACCTAGGGTTTGCTTCCATAACTTTTATAGGTGGATAAGGCTCATTAACATGAGGAACATTAACAGGCCCATGAAGCTGATTTAATAGTTCTTTTTTTTCATAGTCCATTTAAACAAACCTCCCTTTATTAACATAATATTCCAATGAATTAAAAAATGTTACTAAACATGAAGAATAAAACGGGCAAAATTTAAAATCAGTAACAATTGTATTAAAAATCTCATAGTATAACAGGGAAGTAATTACAAATTGAAAGGGGGATTTTTTCATGGGTCACAAACCACCTAAACCAGCTAATAATAACTTTCTACTAATAATTTTAGTACTGTTTTTGTTCATGGATGACGGCTTAGATGATATTTTTGACAATGGGTTTTTAATCATTATTCTATTGTTGTTCCTGGCGCCAAACTTCCTTGGCGATTTTGGAACTGCTTTTGCAGAATAATAATGGAGTTCAAATTGCTGCATAGTTACTCATTGGAGTAACTATGTAGCACATTTATTAAATATAGGGGAGGGAAAATTGTGGAGAATAAGAATAAAGTGGATATCAATCAACTACTTTCAATGTTAGATAGTGACGACCTTATGGAAAATATTAACCGGTTAGGACTAATGATGGGTAGCCCTGATAAGGGTGAGAACATAAAGAATATGGTAAGTGGTCTTTTAAAGGAGAAAATGCAAGAAGTTAATTCCGTCAGATCTAAAATGGCTCATGTTGACCCGGCAATTAATCTATTGCTAGCAATTAAACCATATTTGTCTGAGAACAGACAGCGAATGATGGATGAGTCAATTAAAACTTTGAACATGACATTTTTTATTAAGCAAATAAAGGAAATGAGTTAAAGAGAGGAGGAATTTTTTTGAGGAGAAATTTTAGGTTTGATAGAGGATACCAGGCTAACAAGGTCAAAGAAGCACCACCTAAAACGGAGGATAATAATTTACAAGATGATGGTTTTGGAGAATCAGATGCAGAGGCAGAAGCCTCCGTCGATATTTTGGAAGAAGATATTCATGAACATGAAGAGGCTAAACAAGAAGGCATAGATTCTACAGAGGAACATTCTGATAATGAAGCTTTTGAGTCAGAAGAACAATTCTCATTTCTACCTGCAAAGCTTCCCGGACCACTAGGATTCATTGATGAAGACACACTATTACTTATTGTACTGGTTATACTTCTGCAAAGTCCGAGAAGAGACTTTAGTTTAATCCTTATATTATTAGTGCTTTTTATTAATAAATAATGCTAGAAAAAACTTTCTTCCTAGCCTCATTTGAAGCTAGGAAGTTTTATTATTTTCCGAACATTGTAGAGTTAATGTAGCAGTTATGCTCCTAATTCATATTATGTATTGGGGGTGTGTGATATATGAACAGCATATATAAGACTTTACAAAAAAATAAAAAAAGGATACTTAATATTGATAATGTCGTGGGTGTAGGTGTTGGTTACAAGGAAAAGAAAGGAAAAGCAACAAGTGACGAATCTGTCGTTGTATTTGTAAAGAAAAAGGTGAATAAAGGGGATTTAAGGGCTCACCAAATGATACCCGAAAAGGTAGAGGAGACCAAAACAGATGTTATTGAAATAGGAGAAATTAAACTCCTGACAAACAAAGGGCGATATAGACCAGTTAGGCCGGGGTGCAGTATAGGTCATTATGCAATTTCAGCAGGAACACTAGGTGCTGTTGTTAGAGACAGGAAAACAGGGGAGAAGCTATTTCTTTCCAATAATCATGTCTTAGCTAATGTGACTAACGGAAGAGATGGAAGATCTAAAGTAGGGGACTCCATTTTACAACCTGGGGCTTATGATGGAGGTAAAATAGATAAGGATGTGGTTGCAAATCTTTATAAGTTTGCCCCCATAGCAAAGCTAATGTCTGAAAGTGAGTGCCCCGTTGCATCAGCAGCAGTTTCAACTGTCAATAATATATTCAGATTTGTGAAGCCCTCCTATTCAGTAAAATTAATGAAAAGCACCAATCAGAACAATATAGTAGATGCTGCACTAGCTAAACCGACTAATCTGGAAATTAATGAAGAAATACTAGGAATTGGCAAAATAAATGGTACAGCGGAGCCAATACTCGGTGATAAGATTAAAAAGAGTGGTAGAACCACAGGATACACAGAAGGAAATATCAAAGCTGTGGATGTTACAATGAAGGTCTCTCTGGGAGAGGACAGTTATGCTGTGTTTACTGAGCAGGTTTTGAGTGACATTAAGTCAGGACCTGGTGATAGCGGATCTTTAATACTAGACAGTAATAATAGGGCAGTTGGACTCTTGTTTGCAGGATCAGACAGTGTAACACTATTTAATAAAATAACAAATGTAATGGATGAATTGGAGATTGACTTTTAAAGTTTTTCTAAGGTGCCTAGGCACCTTATTTTTATAAAATCTCAGGGAATCCTACTTAGCTGTGGGAATTTTCACATCTGTGCTGGTGTTATAAAAAACACTTTTTACATATACATTGAATAAGTAATCTACCGAAAGGGGAGAGTTATAATGCTAGTTTCAATAATTATACCTTGTAAAAATGAAGGACAGAACATAGTAATGACTCTTAATTCTCTAATAACTTTCCGGAATAAGTTAGAGTACGAAATAATTGTTGTTGATGACGGTTCAACAGATGGTTGTTGTGAAGGTATAGACAAAGCATATTCAAGAATACAGTTGTACAAAACTAATGGCTTAGGAGCCGCTAGAGCAAGGAATTACGGAGCAGAAAAAGCTAAAGGGATGGTGTTAATCTTTTGTGATGCACATCTAACATTTGGCGAATACTGGATAGATAAACTAGTTAATGTTTTGGAAGAAAAATATGATGCAGTATCACCTGGTATAGGCGTAATGGGAAATCCTAACTTAGCAGGTTATGGTCTAACATGGAATAGTTCCTTGAAAACCAACTGGTTTGTTGATAAGCCAAATAGACTGGAGGTAGTTCCTTTGCTACCTGGGGGCTGCCTCGCTATTAAAAGTAGTGTTTTTGAGGATATTGGAGGATTTGATAAAGGTTTTATTGTGTGGGGACATGAAGATGAAGAAATTTCCTTAAAGCTTTGGTTGTTTGGATATACATGCTGTATTTATCCTGAAGCCTTAGTTTTACACAAGTTTAGGTCACAACATCCATACAGGGTAACCTTTGAGCATGTACACTATAATTTCTTAAGGATGGCAACCAGCCATTTTAATAAACCAAGACTTGAAAAAGTTAATAACATGTTAAAAGGTAGCTATGGCTATAACGAGGCAGTAATAAACCTCGTGAAAAGTGATGTGAATATACAAAAGGACAAATATCTAAAAAGACGATGCTATGACGATGACTGGTTTTTTAATAAATTCCAAATAGACTTCTAATGAGAGATGGAAGAATAATACTTGTTTTCAAAATATTATTATTTAACTTTTTTTGTAAGTACTCCTAAAAACTATGTGTTTTAGCGTAATAAAGTATAAGAGGGGAAGGAAACATTTATTAATATCATCTAAGGGGGAATATTATGCGTAAATACATTTCAAAATTTAAAAGAATACTAGGTGTTTTTCTGGTAGTAGGATTGTTATTAGGGCTTTCTGGCCCCATCTATGCACAAACTGAAATCAAGGTACAACCTTCCTCAAGTAAGGATCTATATGAGCTAAAAATTAACGATGAAGTGGTAATTCGGTTTAGAAGTTTGCCTCAAAGCTTATCGGCAGGAGATCGAAGTAAGATTATTCTTGAAAGAATTAGCTTACTAAATAGTAAAGGCATATTTAACTCTAATGAAATCAAAGTGCAAGAAATTAATGGGATGCCTACAATTGCTGTAGGGGGACAAGTTCTAGCTACAGTAACAAGCGTAGACTTGAAGGCAAATAATTCAACCTCCTGGGGTTTGATACAAGTCTGGCAAAACAATTTCAAAAGGGCTTTAGAAAAGAAGGAGCAAGCACCTACCGCTCCAAAAAAATCACAAAAACAACCGATACCAAGCAAACCAACACCACAACCAAGTCAGCCAGCACCAAGCCAGCCTGAGCAAAGTTCAATATTAAGTGTTGATGAACAAAAGATGCTGAATTTAGTTAATCAAGAAAGAGCAAAGGCAGGATTAGCACCTCTAAAGGTACATAGTGAATTGGTGAAGCTAGCAAGGTTAAAATCTCAAGATATGATTAGTAACAAGTATTTTTCTCATCAATCACCTAGGTACGGTTCACCCTTTGACATGATGAAGTCAGCAGGAGTATCTTATACAAGAGCTGGAGAAAATTTAGCTGGTGCCCCAACGGTGGAAAGTGCCCATACTAATCTGATGAATTCACCAGGCCATAGGGCTAATATTTTAAATAAAGATTTCACACATATCGGCATAGGTATTATTGATGGAGGACAATATGGGAAAATGTTTACACAAATGTTTATAAGACCTTAAACTATCCTAGTTGGAAGAAAGTGGCACATAAATAGTGCCACTTTTTTGTGTTTATTTGTAACCATCTGAGAAATGGGACATACAATGTATAAAAATAAATATTGAATTATGCAGGAAAATAGTCAATATTTTTTCACTACTGCATATATTATGGTGAGAGTTTATGGAAAGGAGGTATAAATTAATAATGCCAATGGACCTAATTG is a genomic window of Desulfitibacter sp. BRH_c19 containing:
- a CDS encoding glycine/betaine ABC transporter permease, which gives rise to MFKKIDKEIFGISIVISAIFVIWTILMPEQAGGIFSTVNSFITDYFGWSYALGMTLFLVFCLFVAFSKFGNIKLGKDEDKPEYSTMTWFFMLFSASMGIGLVFWSIAEPMSFLGTPPWGGAGTAAGAEQAMRYTFFHWGLHPWGVYALVGMALAYFSFRKDMPFLVSSTFAPILGEKGTRGGLGKAIDILAVFATIFGVATSLGLGAMQITTGLSFAYGTPDTLAVTMVVIAVITVLFTVSVVSGINKGIKYLSYVNMALAFTFIAFFLFIGPFRYIMDTFVTTVGYYLFNLPWMSLFVDPYNVVADNVGYDWVGGWTIFYWAWWIAWSPFVGSFIARISRGRTVRELVMGVLIAPVLLSFIWLSAFGGSAMNIELFGIGGIADAVAANVSSAFFVTLSHFPLAGLTTLLATLMITTFFVTSADSATLVTAMLTSGGDPEPDASLRITWGVIKGATAAVLLLAGGLGALQTASIVAAFPFMIVLCFMMYTLYKAFSQERGSLVFESAKEAKAAAAELKESK